The proteins below are encoded in one region of Lactuca sativa cultivar Salinas chromosome 3, Lsat_Salinas_v11, whole genome shotgun sequence:
- the LOC111915410 gene encoding LOW QUALITY PROTEIN: probable L-ascorbate peroxidase 3, peroxisomal (The sequence of the model RefSeq protein was modified relative to this genomic sequence to represent the inferred CDS: inserted 1 base in 1 codon), which produces MSARAPVLAEKYSKEIENARRDLRALIVIKKCAPIMFSLALHDAWTYDANTKKGGPNGSIRNYIHGENTGLKTAIDLCEEVKDKHPRVTYADLYQLAGVVAIELIGGPTIDYAAGRKDSKESHNEGLLPDAKEGPSHLRDEFYGKGLSDKDIVALSAIHKLVNAHPERSGFGEKPLKFDNSYFVELLKGDSDSDGSLQHATGKXLTDDPNFRTYVELYAKDEDVFLKDYAESHKKVSELGVTLPLSQDASFEARGAVNLASSATLVFLNFSSMLLVYIQQINRKCKE; this is translated from the exons ATGTCGGCAAGAGCTCCTGTATTGGCTGAAAAGTACTCGAAGGAGATAGAAAATGCGCGTCGAGATCTTCGTGCTCTCATCGTCATCAAAAAATGTGCTCCTATCATGTTTTCGTTAGC ATTGCATGATGCATGGACTTATGATGCTAACACAAAGAAAGGAGGCCCAAATGGATCAATCAGGAACTACATACATGGAGAAAACACTGGTTTGAAAACTGCAATTGATCTCTGTG AAGAAGTGAAGGACAAACATCCAAGAGTTACATACGCTGATCTCTATCAg CTTGCTGGAGTTGTTGCAATTGAATTGATAGGAGGCCCCACTATTGACTATGCAGCTGGAAGGAAG GATTCAAAAGAGTCGCATAATGAAGGACTTCTTCCTGATGCCAAAGAAG GTCCATCACATCTCAGGGATGAGTTCTATGGGAAGGGACTATCTGACAAGGATATAGTTGCACTTTCTGCTATTCACAAATTG GTGAATGCACATCCCGAAAGATCTGGATTTGGTGAAAAACCTTTGAAGTTTGACAACTCTTATTTCGT GGAGCTTCTAAAAGGAGATTCTGATTCTGATGGATCGCTGCAACATGCAACTGGTA GCCTTACTGATGACCCAAACTTTCGTACCTATGTTGAGCTTTATGCAAAG GATGAAGATGTATTCTTGAAAGACTATGCTGAATCACACAAAAAGGTCTCTGAGCTTGGTGTCACCCTACCTCTGTCACAGGATGCCTCATTTGAGGCAAGAGGTGCTGTGAATCTTGCTTCCTCTGCAACTTTGGTCTTCCTTAATTTCAGTTCGATGCTTCTAGTTTACATCCAGCAAATCAATAGAAAGTGCAAAGAGTAA